A DNA window from Engystomops pustulosus chromosome 6, aEngPut4.maternal, whole genome shotgun sequence contains the following coding sequences:
- the TEN1 gene encoding CST complex subunit TEN1, with translation MRRMLPAPAQYHYLWEISSGDVPAGSTVRTFGRLSSYDSARSEAMLTAHHSAAQHKLRLNTRFVEPFSPQLGSYYLVLGELETVDETDHVLCPRLLTCIEGVDLSLLQNAVEEQRRYFHDRKAAQANT, from the exons ATGAGGAGGATGCTCCCAGCCCCGGCGCAGTATCATTATCTCTGGGAGATCAGCTCCGGAGACGTACCTGCAGGATCCACTGTCAGGACTTTCGGAAG ACTTAGCAGCTATGATTCGGCTCGCTCGGAGGCCATGCTCACAGCTCATCACTCTGCAGCTCAGCACAAGCTTCGCTTGAACACTCGGTTTGTGGAGCCCTTTTCGCCTCAGCTCGGGTCGTACTACCTGGTCCTGGGAGAACTGGAAACTGTGGATG AGACGGACCATGTGCTGTGCCCTCGCTTGCTGACCTGCATCGAGGGTGTAGACCTTTCCCTTTTGCAGAATGCAGTAGAAGAACAGAGAAGATACTTTCACGACAGAAAAGCAGCTCAAGCTAATACCTGA